Proteins encoded by one window of Candidatus Nitrosocosmicus hydrocola:
- a CDS encoding CAP domain-containing protein, protein MFKRITVKISIILILTAILMVPSLALQISFAQTDADLENTVIEIHNRERAEVGVPDITWSSDLAADAQKYADYLTTLGLTLDDKAPHAPFNPDNPQGENLWMGTAGLDSNAERVEWFANEKSDYNGEVIKDSSEVGPNDPVTGHYTQMVWRETTQVGCANSSDENLDFMVCRYSPPGNYVGEKPY, encoded by the coding sequence ATGTTTAAGAGAATAACGGTAAAAATATCTATAATTTTAATATTAACGGCGATTCTAATGGTGCCGTCATTGGCACTTCAGATCTCGTTTGCCCAGACGGATGCGGATTTAGAAAATACGGTCATAGAAATCCACAATAGGGAGCGCGCTGAAGTTGGCGTTCCGGATATTACTTGGAGCAGCGATCTCGCCGCCGATGCTCAGAAATATGCTGACTACTTGACTACTCTCGGGCTTACTTTAGATGATAAAGCACCCCATGCACCCTTCAATCCTGATAACCCCCAAGGCGAGAACCTATGGATGGGCACCGCGGGTCTCGATTCAAATGCCGAACGAGTCGAGTGGTTCGCCAACGAAAAGAGTGATTATAATGGTGAAGTGATCAAGGACTCTAGCGAAGTTGGGCCAAACGACCCGGTCACCGGTCATTACACACAAATGGTATGGAGGGAAACAACTCAGGTTGGTTGTGCGAACTCCAGTGATGAAAACTTGGACTTTATGGTGTGCCGTTATAGTCCGCCTGGCAATTATGTTGGAGAAAAACCATATTAG